A region of Pseudomonas putida DNA encodes the following proteins:
- a CDS encoding AraC family transcriptional regulator, with the protein MNPHSAVPRDIRISSYDIAGAHAWMEEMCGPHTLNSSQPCRVSFRHSARVFGSCSTTVGTMEYGADVCVGLEGAKHLDSYSLSLPLVGEQELLHLGGRVQSNPNVGLIVDPFHRQELSMTGNCKKLSVVIPRVTMRQALEDILSHPVQAPISFDPVMDAQAGASASWWRLIGHFVTELEQGGALFDQTLFSQNIELALVRGLILAQQSNYSDEIQESLIGRLPSYLVHARDFIHTHAREDFRLEHIEKVAGVSRFKLFDGFKKHMGMSPMAYLKKYRLAEVRKQILKGGHGSSISGLATEWGFGHLGRFSSEYRKLFNETPSATMHRNEHNRAHMS; encoded by the coding sequence ATGAATCCTCATTCCGCTGTCCCGAGGGACATCAGAATCAGCAGCTATGACATCGCTGGCGCACATGCCTGGATGGAAGAAATGTGTGGCCCTCACACGCTCAACAGCTCTCAGCCTTGCCGGGTTTCGTTCCGCCACAGTGCGCGCGTGTTTGGTTCTTGTTCCACGACCGTTGGGACCATGGAGTACGGCGCCGACGTCTGCGTTGGTCTTGAAGGGGCTAAGCACTTGGACAGCTATAGCCTGAGCCTGCCTCTGGTTGGCGAACAGGAACTGCTTCATCTGGGGGGGCGTGTTCAGTCCAATCCAAATGTCGGCTTGATTGTTGACCCTTTTCACCGTCAAGAGCTGTCGATGACCGGCAACTGCAAGAAACTGTCGGTCGTCATTCCTCGTGTGACCATGAGGCAGGCGCTCGAAGACATTTTGTCGCATCCCGTTCAGGCTCCGATCAGTTTTGATCCCGTGATGGACGCGCAGGCAGGGGCGAGTGCTTCTTGGTGGCGTCTTATTGGGCATTTCGTGACTGAGCTGGAGCAAGGCGGCGCATTATTCGATCAGACCCTGTTCTCGCAAAATATTGAACTGGCGTTGGTCAGAGGGCTGATACTTGCACAGCAGAGTAATTACAGCGATGAGATACAAGAGAGTTTGATTGGCCGGTTGCCGTCCTATTTAGTCCACGCCAGAGACTTCATACATACCCATGCACGGGAAGATTTCAGGCTAGAGCATATTGAAAAAGTAGCCGGCGTATCACGCTTCAAGCTCTTCGATGGATTTAAAAAACACATGGGTATGTCGCCCATGGCCTATCTTAAAAAATACCGCTTGGCTGAAGTTCGCAAGCAGATCCTGAAAGGCGGTCATGGAAGCAGCATTTCCGGCTTGGCTACCGAATGGGGATTCGGTCATTTGGGCCGTTTCTCGAGCGAATACCGAAAACTCTTCAATGAAACCCCAAGCGCGACGATGCACCGCAATGAGCACAACAGGGCGCATATGAGTTGA
- a CDS encoding MFS transporter — MRSAEKTQHIATAKGVQKIPRSVWALGFVSMFMDISSEMIHALLPLYMVTVLGTSMVAVGVIEGIAEATASITKVFSGALSDRLGKRKLLTVLGYGLSALTKPVFPLASGLDGLIAARFVDRMGKGIRGAPRDALVADVTPPELRGAAFGLRQALDTVGAFIGPLLAILLMWLTASHFQTVFWVAVIPACLAVVTLVAFVREPEATPVTRPVRSPLAMGELMRLGAGYWRLIALAMVFTLARFSEAFLLLRAQDMGLAAVWAPAVLVVMALAYSLSAYPAGVLSDRLGRRGVLMTGLGLLVVADLLLALWPSWAGLALGVVAWGLHLGFTQGVFAALIADSAPANLRGTAFGLFHLLTGVALLAASVVAGLLWDGVGFQATFLLGAAFAGATLVGVGLLR; from the coding sequence ATGCGCAGCGCCGAAAAAACCCAGCACATAGCCACCGCCAAAGGCGTGCAGAAGATCCCCCGCAGTGTATGGGCGCTGGGCTTCGTGTCGATGTTCATGGACATTTCCTCGGAGATGATCCACGCCCTGCTGCCGCTGTACATGGTCACCGTGCTCGGCACTTCGATGGTGGCGGTGGGCGTGATCGAAGGCATCGCCGAGGCGACGGCATCGATCACCAAGGTATTTTCCGGCGCGCTGAGTGATCGGCTGGGCAAGCGCAAGCTGCTGACAGTACTGGGTTATGGCCTGAGCGCGCTGACCAAGCCGGTGTTCCCCTTGGCCTCGGGCCTGGACGGGTTGATCGCGGCGCGTTTCGTCGACCGCATGGGCAAGGGCATCCGGGGTGCGCCGCGGGATGCGCTGGTGGCCGATGTGACACCGCCCGAGTTGCGCGGCGCAGCGTTTGGCCTGCGCCAGGCACTGGACACGGTCGGTGCCTTTATTGGGCCGTTGCTGGCGATCCTGTTGATGTGGCTCACGGCCAGCCATTTCCAGACGGTGTTCTGGGTTGCGGTGATCCCTGCATGCCTGGCGGTCGTCACCCTCGTGGCGTTTGTCCGCGAGCCCGAAGCCACGCCGGTGACACGGCCTGTGCGCTCACCGCTGGCAATGGGTGAACTGATGCGGCTTGGCGCTGGCTACTGGCGACTGATCGCCCTGGCCATGGTATTTACCCTGGCGCGCTTCAGTGAGGCCTTCCTGCTGCTACGTGCCCAGGACATGGGCCTGGCCGCAGTATGGGCACCGGCCGTGCTGGTGGTGATGGCCCTGGCCTATTCGCTGTCGGCCTACCCCGCCGGGGTGCTGTCGGACAGGCTCGGTCGGCGTGGCGTGCTGATGACCGGGCTGGGGCTGCTGGTGGTGGCTGACCTGCTGTTGGCCCTGTGGCCGAGCTGGGCCGGGCTGGCGCTGGGGGTGGTGGCCTGGGGGCTGCACCTGGGTTTCACCCAGGGCGTGTTTGCCGCGTTGATCGCCGACAGCGCCCCGGCCAACCTGCGCGGTACCGCGTTTGGCCTGTTCCACCTGCTAACCGGCGTTGCGCTGCTGGCCGCGAGTGTGGTGGCGGGGCTGTTGTGGGATGGGGTCGGGTTCCAGGCTACGTTCTTGCTCGGCGCGGCGTTCGCAGGGGCCACCCTTGTCGGGGTTGGCCTGCTGCGCT